Proteins encoded within one genomic window of Humulus lupulus chromosome 1, drHumLupu1.1, whole genome shotgun sequence:
- the LOC133814184 gene encoding uncharacterized protein LOC133814184, producing the protein MPFGLTNAPAAFMGLMNRVFKDFFDKFAIVFINDILIYSKSEKEHGEHLRCMLETLKKEQIYAKFKKCEFLLNKINFLGHVVSKSGILVDPAKVEAVKGWSQPRNATEVRSFLGIAGYYQRFIEGFSKIATPLTALTIMNSGFIWMEVCEESFMELNNRLTNAPILTIPNGTDEFEIFCAASKMGLGAMLMQERGGVAYTFRQLKDYEKNYPTHDLELAAVVFALKIWRHYLHRVRSNKVADALSRKTSTSLMFLQALSKLLQQEVVRSGIEVVIGGLSNLTLQSTLLEEIKEGQESNPHLTKVKAEVKEEKVKNFNVFDSEILKFNGRICVPTRDDIRKKIRNEAHNTPYTVHPGSTKIYQETIGMEPYEALYGRKCRSPIHWHEVGERKYIEQQNGPDIVTLHNGSRLKNSTEDSSNSKSTKVICRQTKKTIRVPSWRKIIYTDNTNERCYEIWTKGKLNPRFIGPFEILDRIGKVANKLALPPELSNVHDVFHVFMFKKYIPDFSHVLQHEVIQVDKDLTYEEKPIQILDRKNKVLRNKEIPLVKVLWRS; encoded by the exons atgccatttggactaactaatgctcCTGCAGCTTTCATGGGCCTCATGAAtagagtatttaaggatttcttcgATAAATTTGCCATTGTTTTTATCAATGATATCCTTATATACTCAAAGTCAGAAAAAGAACATGGGGAACATCTAAGATGTATGTTGGAAACTCTCAAAAAGGAACAAATAtatgccaaattcaagaagtgtgaatttttgcTCAATAAAATTAACTTTTTGGGACATGTTGTGTCAAAAAGTGGGATTttggtggatccagctaaggtagaaGCAGTAAAAGGATGGTCCCAACCAAGGAATGCaactgaagtaagaagttttctgggcatAGCTGGATATTATCAACGATTCAtagaaggattttccaaaattgcAACCCCACTTACGGCGCTCACTATAATGAATAGTGGATTCATATGGATGGAAGTTTGTGAGGAGAGCTTTATGGAATTAAATAATCGACTAACTAATGCTCCAATCCTCACCATCCCAAATGGTACAGACGAGTTTGAAATTTTCTGTGCTGCTTCAAAGATGGGATTAGGAGCGATGTTGATGCAAGAAAGGGGAGGAGTAGCTTACACCTTCAGACAACTAAAGGATTACGAGAAAaactaccccacacatgatctagagttagctgCAGTAGTTTTTGCCTTGaaaatttggagacattatctccaCAGAGTAAGAT CTAACAAAGTAGCAGATGCATTAAGTAGAAAGACGTCGACAAGCTTGATGTTCCTTCAAGCCTTGTCCAAACTACTACAACAGGAAGTAGTAAGATCGGGTATAGAAGTAGTAATTGGAGGATTGTCCAATCTGACGTTGCAGTCGACTCTATTGGAGGAAATAAAAGAAGGTCAAGAATCAAATCCTCACCTAACCAAGGTCAAAGCAGAagtcaaagaagaaaaagtgAAGAATTTTAATGTTTTTGACTCagaaatattaaaatttaatggAAGAATTTGCGTACCTACAAGAGATGACATTAGGAAAAAGATTAGGAATGAAGCTCATAACACTCCATACACAGTACACCCAGGCTCAACAAAGAT ttatcaggaaaCCATAGGGATGGAACCCTATGAAGCGTTATATGGGCGAAAATGTCGATCTCCTATCCATTGGCATGAGGTGGGTGAAAGAAAGTACATAGAGCAACAAAATGGACCAGATATTGTGACGTTGCACAATGGAAGTCGTTTGAAAAATTCAACAGAGGATAGCAGCAACTCAAAGTCGACAAAAGTGATATGCAGACAAACGAAGAAGACCAttagagttccaagttggagaaaAATTATTTATACGGATAACAccaatgaaaggtgttatgagaTTTGGACAAAAGGAAAGTTGAATccaaggttcattggaccttttgaaataTTAGACCGAATTGGAAAAGTGGCCAATAAATTGGCACTGCCACCAGAGTTGTCGAATGTACATGATGTCTTCCATGtgtttatgttcaagaaatataTTCCTGATTTCAGTCATGTGTTGCAACATGAAGTTATCCAGGTGGACAAAGACCTTACCTATGAGgaaaaacctatccaaatcttGGATCGAAAGAATAAGGTcttaagaaataaagaaatacCTTTGGTCAAGGTATTGTGGAGAAGCTAG